The following proteins come from a genomic window of Patescibacteria group bacterium:
- a CDS encoding trypsin-like peptidase domain-containing protein encodes MKNASPIVEIAKKVCPAVITIVISKDLPKIEGFYLMPFGGRGIIMPKFKKGKKEPTKIGGGSGFIISADGYVITSRHVVADLEADYTVILEPKKKYPAKVLARDPINDIAVLKIKDKKLPYLELGDSNKIELGEEVVAIGNALGEFHDTLSSGIVSGLSRYIQATDRLTRQAERLRGLIQTDAAINPGNSGGPLVDMGGKAIGVNTAMVMGAQNIGFAIPINYAKKDLEEVKKYGKIRIPFLGVKYVLLTKEIAEKNKLPVNYGALIVRETLGESAVVKGSAAEKAGLREFDIILQARGKKITTENPLSNILQKCQIGEEIELKILREKKEMTVKVILEERK; translated from the coding sequence ATGAAAAACGCTTCACCAATTGTTGAAATTGCAAAAAAGGTCTGTCCAGCAGTAATAACTATTGTAATTTCCAAAGACCTTCCAAAAATAGAAGGCTTCTATTTAATGCCCTTTGGCGGCAGAGGAATTATTATGCCAAAATTCAAAAAAGGAAAAAAAGAGCCAACAAAAATAGGAGGAGGGTCTGGCTTTATTATTTCCGCTGATGGTTATGTCATAACTTCCAGGCATGTTGTTGCTGACCTCGAAGCTGACTATACTGTTATTTTAGAGCCAAAGAAAAAATATCCAGCTAAAGTTCTGGCTCGCGATCCGATTAATGACATTGCTGTTTTAAAAATAAAAGATAAAAAGCTTCCTTATTTAGAATTAGGCGATTCAAATAAAATTGAACTCGGAGAAGAAGTAGTTGCTATTGGAAATGCTTTGGGGGAGTTTCACGATACCCTAAGCTCGGGGATTGTTTCTGGATTGTCGCGATATATTCAAGCAACCGACCGACTCACCCGCCAAGCAGAAAGATTAAGGGGCCTTATTCAAACTGATGCTGCTATCAATCCAGGGAATTCTGGAGGACCTTTAGTAGATATGGGAGGGAAAGCTATTGGTGTTAATACTGCTATGGTAATGGGAGCTCAAAATATTGGCTTTGCTATCCCAATTAACTATGCTAAAAAGGACCTGGAAGAAGTTAAAAAATATGGAAAGATAAGAATTCCATTTTTAGGAGTGAAATATGTTCTCCTAACAAAAGAAATAGCCGAAAAAAATAAGCTACCGGTAAATTATGGAGCTTTGATAGTCAGAGAGACCTTAGGGGAATCAGCCGTAGTCAAAGGGTCAGCTGCTGAAAAAGCTGGGCTTAGAGAATTTGATATAATTTTGCAAGCCAGAGGCAAAAAAATTACCACTGAAAACCCTTTATCAAATATCTTGCAAAAGTGCCAAATTGGAGAAGAAATTGAACTAAAAATTTTAAGAGAGAAGAAAGAAATGACTGTGAAGGTCATCCTTGAAGAAAGAAAATAA